The following are encoded together in the Paludisphaera mucosa genome:
- the gyrB gene encoding DNA topoisomerase (ATP-hydrolyzing) subunit B, whose protein sequence is MDLTKNDGIDATVIEGDAVVGGEGSYTGANIRVLEGIEAVRKRPGMYIGDTTSRGLHHLVYEVVDNSIDEAMAGYCKNIQVTIHADGSASVVDDGRGIPVDAHGDSGKSTLEIVLTKVHAGGKFDHDTYKVSGGLHGVGVTVVNALSEWLEAEVRRDGQVWRQQYEQGAALGPVKVQGATKTTGTTIRFLPDASIFQASIEFSYDILEKRLRELSFLNRGVRIRLTDERGEEPRSDEFYSSEGLSEFVAYLNRAQTPFHQPVVFMGRDDERAVEVEVAMQYNDSISEMVVSYCNNINTIEGGTHLTGFRAALTRTLNQYAKAASSAKSKDLSITGEDFKEGLTAIVSVRVPDPQFEGQTKTKLGNGEVEGIVTRVVNEKLAEYLETNPGTAKKIVAKAQLAAEAREAARKARELVRNRKGVLSGGGLPGKLMDCTTHDQDSSELFLVEGDSAGGTAEGGRDRMYQAILPLRGKILNVERARLDRVLGNEEVRNIITAVGNGIGEEEEPGKRRYGKVVMMSDADVDGSHIRTLLMTFFYRQMPRLVAEGHLYVAQPPLYMLAGGKKERRYVHTEEQMQGILMAAGLADAVLVPADAPVAADDAGPASRQGAVDGERLKHLVELGGAIEHGLRTFGRRNRSLREFLKFAHPAGDAQADPRAGLLPLYLVEDEHGREAPFWTQEEFDAAHPTKPEADADAEPASAAPAGPAAAHRVHEFLEVKTINKHLAKLRDEFGLRAEALLAREVTGDDPPPRFVLHRDGEDHPLLDLRSLAPTIRKLGEKGIKITRFKGLGEMDAEQLWETTMDPSRRTLMQVRLDDVAAANDLFTTLMGDDVEPRRNFIEKHALEVKNLDV, encoded by the coding sequence ATGGATTTGACCAAGAACGACGGCATCGACGCGACTGTGATCGAGGGCGACGCGGTCGTCGGGGGCGAAGGCTCCTACACCGGCGCCAACATCCGCGTGCTCGAGGGGATCGAGGCGGTCCGCAAACGCCCCGGCATGTACATCGGCGACACCACGTCGCGGGGGCTCCACCACCTGGTCTACGAGGTGGTGGACAACTCGATCGACGAGGCGATGGCCGGCTACTGCAAGAACATCCAGGTGACGATCCACGCCGACGGCTCGGCGTCGGTCGTCGACGACGGCCGAGGCATCCCGGTCGACGCCCACGGCGACTCGGGCAAGAGCACCCTCGAGATCGTGCTCACCAAGGTCCACGCCGGCGGCAAGTTCGATCACGACACGTACAAGGTCTCCGGCGGCCTCCACGGCGTCGGCGTCACGGTCGTCAACGCCCTCTCGGAGTGGCTCGAGGCCGAGGTCCGCCGCGACGGCCAGGTCTGGCGACAGCAGTACGAGCAGGGCGCGGCGCTGGGGCCGGTCAAGGTGCAGGGGGCCACCAAGACCACCGGCACCACCATCCGGTTCCTGCCCGACGCCTCGATCTTCCAGGCCTCGATCGAGTTCTCGTACGACATCCTGGAGAAGCGGCTCCGCGAGCTGAGCTTCCTGAACCGGGGCGTGCGCATCCGCCTGACCGACGAGCGCGGCGAGGAGCCCCGGTCCGACGAGTTCTACTCGTCCGAGGGCCTGAGCGAGTTCGTCGCCTATCTCAATCGGGCGCAGACGCCGTTCCACCAGCCGGTCGTCTTCATGGGCCGCGACGACGAGCGGGCCGTTGAAGTCGAGGTCGCCATGCAGTACAACGACTCCATCAGCGAGATGGTCGTCTCGTACTGCAACAACATCAACACGATCGAGGGCGGCACCCACCTCACCGGCTTCCGCGCCGCGCTCACCCGGACGCTCAACCAGTACGCCAAGGCGGCGAGCAGCGCCAAGAGCAAGGACCTGAGCATCACCGGCGAGGACTTCAAGGAAGGCCTCACGGCGATCGTCAGCGTCCGCGTGCCGGACCCCCAGTTCGAGGGCCAGACCAAGACCAAGCTCGGCAACGGCGAGGTCGAGGGGATCGTCACCCGGGTCGTCAACGAGAAGCTGGCCGAGTACCTGGAGACGAACCCCGGGACGGCCAAGAAGATCGTCGCCAAGGCCCAGCTCGCCGCCGAGGCGCGCGAGGCGGCGCGGAAGGCCCGCGAGCTGGTCCGCAACCGCAAGGGCGTGCTCTCCGGCGGCGGCCTGCCCGGCAAGCTGATGGACTGCACCACCCACGACCAGGACTCCAGCGAGCTCTTCCTCGTCGAGGGCGATTCGGCCGGCGGGACCGCCGAGGGGGGCCGCGACCGGATGTACCAGGCCATCCTCCCGCTGCGGGGCAAGATCCTCAACGTCGAGCGCGCCCGGCTCGACCGCGTGCTGGGCAACGAGGAGGTCCGCAACATCATCACGGCGGTCGGCAACGGCATCGGCGAGGAGGAGGAGCCGGGCAAGAGGCGCTACGGCAAGGTCGTCATGATGAGCGACGCCGACGTCGACGGCTCGCACATCCGCACCCTGCTGATGACCTTCTTCTACCGCCAGATGCCCCGCCTCGTGGCCGAGGGCCACCTGTACGTCGCCCAGCCCCCGCTGTACATGCTCGCCGGCGGCAAGAAGGAACGCCGCTACGTCCACACCGAGGAGCAGATGCAGGGGATCTTGATGGCCGCCGGCCTGGCCGACGCGGTCCTGGTCCCGGCCGACGCCCCGGTCGCGGCCGACGACGCCGGCCCCGCCTCGCGCCAGGGCGCGGTCGACGGCGAGCGGCTCAAGCACCTCGTCGAGCTGGGGGGCGCGATCGAGCACGGCCTGCGCACCTTCGGCCGCCGCAACCGCTCGCTGCGGGAGTTCCTCAAGTTCGCCCACCCGGCCGGCGACGCCCAGGCCGACCCCCGCGCCGGGCTCCTGCCCCTCTACCTGGTCGAGGACGAGCACGGCCGCGAGGCCCCGTTCTGGACCCAGGAGGAGTTCGACGCCGCCCACCCGACGAAGCCCGAAGCCGACGCCGACGCCGAGCCTGCATCCGCCGCCCCGGCCGGCCCCGCCGCGGCGCACCGGGTCCACGAGTTCCTCGAGGTCAAGACGATCAATAAGCACCTGGCGAAGCTGCGGGACGAGTTCGGCCTGCGGGCCGAGGCCCTGCTCGCTCGCGAGGTCACCGGCGACGACCCGCCGCCCCGCTTCGTCCTCCATCGCGACGGCGAGGACCACCCCCTGCTCGACCTCCGGTCGCTCGCGCCCACGATCCGCAAGCTGGGCGAGAAGGGGATCAAGATCACCCGCTTCAAGGGCCTGGGCGAGATGGACGCCGAGCAGCTCTGGGAGACCACGATGGACCCGTCGCGGCGGACGCTGATGCAGGTCCGGCTCGACGACGTCGCCGCCGCCAACGACCTCTTCACGACCCTGATGGGCGACGACGTCGAGCCGCGCCGGAACTTCATCGAGAAGCACGCGCTGGAGGTCAAGAACCTCGACGTCTGA
- a CDS encoding DUF721 domain-containing protein, translated as MPNPEHRGPRPLSDVLGELFALRGYGRIHAMLALQAAWDAAVGEAYRARTRLGEVRRGTLNVTVDHPALLEELSAYRKGELLQALRDACPGSKIEDLRFRIGSVDS; from the coding sequence ATGCCCAACCCCGAACATCGCGGCCCCCGGCCCCTGTCCGACGTGCTCGGCGAGCTGTTCGCCCTGCGCGGCTACGGCCGGATCCACGCGATGCTCGCCCTGCAGGCCGCCTGGGACGCCGCGGTCGGCGAGGCGTACCGGGCCCGGACCCGCCTGGGCGAGGTCCGCCGCGGGACGCTGAACGTGACCGTCGACCACCCGGCCCTGCTCGAAGAACTGTCCGCCTACCGCAAGGGGGAGCTGCTCCAGGCCCTCCGCGACGCCTGCCCCGGCTCGAAGATCGAGGACCTGCGGTTCCGGATCGGGTCGGTGGATTCGTGA
- the dnaN gene encoding DNA polymerase III subunit beta, giving the protein MRAMCNREGLLAAFNMVSGVVPARSPKPILQNVKLSVDAEEGSVLMGTDLEVGIRHRVLGVKVEEAGSAILPTAKIGPILRTSGDQDLLLETGDEHLLVRGARSSFKLPLEDPSLYPEVPDFAADRYHVILAGDLKKLIRRTVFATDLESARYALGGVLVELKPDGMAMIGTDGRRLAKMVASAQVENDPPAPSGTPVIPVKALKLIERNLVDDDLLVHLTIQSGAAVLVRTEGAVIYSRLVEGRFPRYQDVFPTTVETRVPMTVGPLRLAVEQASIVTSDESRGVDFQFGPGALKLSSQAADVGSAQVDLPLEYQGKTVEITFDPRYLLDALKTLDDEAEITAELIDAKNAAVFKTLDQYTYVVMPLTRER; this is encoded by the coding sequence ATGAGGGCTATGTGCAATCGCGAAGGACTGCTCGCCGCGTTCAACATGGTCAGCGGCGTCGTGCCCGCGCGGAGTCCCAAGCCGATCCTGCAGAACGTCAAGCTCAGCGTCGACGCCGAGGAGGGCTCGGTCCTGATGGGGACCGACCTCGAGGTCGGCATCCGGCACAGGGTGCTCGGGGTCAAGGTCGAGGAGGCCGGATCGGCGATCCTGCCGACCGCCAAGATCGGCCCGATCCTCAGGACCAGCGGCGACCAGGACCTCCTGCTGGAGACCGGCGACGAGCACCTGCTCGTCCGCGGGGCCCGGTCGAGCTTCAAGCTCCCCCTGGAAGACCCGAGCCTCTACCCGGAGGTTCCCGATTTCGCCGCCGATCGGTATCATGTGATCCTGGCGGGCGACCTCAAGAAGCTGATCCGCCGCACCGTGTTCGCGACCGACCTGGAGAGCGCCCGCTACGCCCTGGGCGGCGTCCTCGTCGAGCTGAAGCCCGACGGCATGGCGATGATCGGGACCGACGGCCGCCGGCTGGCGAAGATGGTCGCCTCGGCCCAGGTCGAGAACGACCCGCCCGCGCCCTCGGGGACGCCCGTGATCCCGGTCAAGGCGCTCAAGCTGATCGAGCGGAACCTCGTCGACGACGACCTGCTCGTCCACCTGACGATCCAGTCGGGCGCGGCGGTGCTGGTGCGGACCGAGGGCGCCGTGATCTACAGCCGGCTGGTCGAGGGCCGCTTCCCGCGCTACCAGGACGTCTTCCCCACGACCGTCGAGACCCGGGTGCCGATGACCGTCGGCCCGCTGCGGCTGGCCGTCGAGCAGGCCTCGATCGTCACCAGCGACGAGAGCCGGGGCGTCGACTTCCAGTTCGGCCCCGGCGCCCTGAAGCTGTCGAGCCAGGCCGCCGACGTGGGCTCGGCCCAGGTCGACCTGCCCCTCGAATACCAGGGTAAGACCGTCGAGATCACCTTCGACCCCCGGTATTTGCTCGACGCCCTGAAGACCCTGGACGACGAGGCCGAGATCACCGCCGAGCTGATCGACGCCAAGAACGCCGCCGTGTTCAAGACCCTGGACCAGTACACCTACGTCGTGATGCCCCTGACCCGAGAGCGCTGA
- a CDS encoding FG-GAP-like repeat-containing protein, which translates to MTTRRRSRFKASLDAMEPRLCLSAGVDALSLGDVNGDQVADFAVAGHAANSTKVTIYSGWGRAADTSTGYAPLPLVTIENPLGKNAGPLEIVLADLNGDGVSELVVASTRSANVAAWGFRVQATSPYNAPVTAQVLSAASVPAGFQGARGLDLASADVNGDGKDELIVGQAATGGPARTVRAYAFQVGTSSWVEAKRYDRSPISTRNGVSLDAGDVTGDGVADLAMASKADGRVAVYDGALDRWVWTTKPFSARSGTAHVAVVSSENAGGSIVVTGLASRGGASRAAIVSYADGKARTFQPAASPGSGTLVPMGAGYVYQRSTLKEKDVDGKEKAATSPGPVTPTVFFASTGGDRVVVQGFGADLLPSKSADDLHVEPLGDSLKAAFHPLQGRGGVAGGGGEDVALVAYPRMTYTSPYRIDLSSAPRGFDKGLWDRTISAPSGDGWGPGRNANDPPTVPQGASNDWLRERVIAAYMSALGVDYQHHYDPTWLPTQGSAWNVASTVAYQSQGVDCTNFTAWAYADALGVTIDSKTTDQAAISASTPGNTVIPASLADRVAIQTIDHWTSYDDLVSQLLPGDILIIDGNDQDRSQATHAITWLGDYGKDANGLDRHLIIDSTGITPDHIDSNGRVVPEGVQIRPFGAPGTPNEWYFNHVGHVLRLIKADATAVAPIAGSALPTVAADADLKALKADEVVDALLVVRRRADSASRPSLESLAAKPLDERQPLSREDFAAQYGADPADVAAVTKWAEGQGLKVDSVDLGTRFIRVSGKVPDLEDAFGRKLYKGQGSADGPWVYNGEIGVPIALHDVIQGVFSVARPDDSTGGDSTPAAQADDTTEGYTPAQVADRYQFPDATGTGQTVGIIEVAGVIDASAREDFRAYFDHLGLPTPDITTVGRGTPAGDDEIYLDVEVVGALVPDARIVVYYAGGGPGDFFRSIQEAIHDAGRKIDVLSISDSIPEPYLSSMYLDVANQAFLDAAAMGVSVFTSAGDYGSSRHIADGLAHVEFPSASPWVTSVGGTTIARGAQIDEEVVWDTYTIQDGYLIGDKGSTGGGVSQHFATPSYQAGVDGGLDPTSVDPGHPTGRGGPDVASIADPQTGILIRARGKFLHDGGTSAGAPVWSALAARINQLLGRNVGFYNTLLYGPLEGTGSTHDVTVGDNVSSHIDLEGKQIPTYLGYDAHPGWDMTTGWGSPVGGTLLDSLRKLLRKP; encoded by the coding sequence ATGACGACGCGTCGACGGTCCCGCTTCAAGGCCTCCCTGGACGCGATGGAACCGAGGCTCTGCCTGTCCGCCGGCGTGGACGCCCTGAGCCTGGGCGACGTCAACGGCGACCAGGTCGCCGACTTCGCCGTCGCCGGCCACGCCGCAAACTCGACGAAGGTCACGATCTACAGCGGCTGGGGCCGGGCGGCGGACACCTCGACCGGCTACGCGCCGCTGCCGCTGGTCACGATCGAGAACCCGCTGGGCAAGAACGCCGGGCCGCTCGAGATCGTGCTGGCTGACCTGAACGGCGACGGCGTCTCCGAGCTGGTCGTCGCCTCGACCCGGAGTGCGAACGTCGCGGCGTGGGGCTTCCGCGTCCAGGCGACCTCGCCGTACAACGCGCCGGTCACGGCCCAGGTCCTGTCGGCCGCGAGCGTCCCGGCCGGGTTCCAGGGGGCCCGGGGCCTGGACCTGGCGTCGGCCGACGTGAACGGCGACGGCAAGGACGAGCTGATCGTCGGCCAGGCCGCGACCGGGGGCCCCGCGCGGACGGTCCGGGCGTACGCGTTCCAGGTCGGGACGTCGAGCTGGGTCGAGGCGAAGCGCTACGACCGTTCGCCGATCTCGACTCGCAACGGCGTCAGCCTGGACGCCGGCGACGTCACGGGCGACGGCGTCGCCGACCTCGCGATGGCCTCGAAGGCCGACGGCCGCGTCGCGGTCTACGACGGCGCGCTCGACCGCTGGGTCTGGACGACCAAGCCCTTCAGCGCCCGCTCGGGCACGGCCCACGTGGCCGTCGTCTCGTCGGAAAACGCCGGCGGTTCGATCGTCGTGACCGGCCTGGCCTCGCGCGGCGGCGCGAGCCGGGCGGCGATCGTTTCCTACGCCGACGGCAAGGCCCGCACGTTCCAGCCGGCCGCCTCGCCGGGCTCGGGGACGCTCGTCCCGATGGGCGCGGGCTACGTCTATCAGCGGAGCACGCTCAAGGAAAAGGACGTCGACGGCAAGGAGAAGGCCGCGACCAGCCCCGGTCCCGTCACGCCGACCGTCTTCTTCGCCTCGACGGGCGGCGACCGGGTGGTCGTCCAGGGGTTCGGGGCCGACCTCTTGCCGAGCAAGTCCGCCGACGACCTCCACGTCGAGCCCCTCGGCGACTCACTCAAGGCGGCCTTCCACCCGCTCCAGGGGCGCGGCGGGGTCGCCGGCGGCGGGGGCGAGGACGTGGCCCTGGTCGCCTATCCCAGGATGACGTACACGTCCCCCTACCGCATCGACCTCTCCTCCGCGCCCAGGGGCTTCGACAAGGGGCTCTGGGACCGCACCATCTCGGCTCCCTCGGGCGACGGCTGGGGGCCGGGCCGAAACGCCAACGACCCGCCGACCGTCCCCCAGGGCGCGTCCAACGACTGGCTCCGCGAGCGCGTGATCGCCGCGTACATGAGCGCGCTCGGCGTCGATTACCAGCATCATTACGACCCGACCTGGCTGCCCACGCAGGGGAGCGCGTGGAACGTCGCCTCGACGGTCGCCTACCAGAGCCAGGGGGTCGACTGCACGAATTTCACCGCCTGGGCCTACGCCGACGCCCTGGGCGTGACGATCGACAGCAAGACCACCGACCAGGCGGCCATCTCCGCTTCCACCCCCGGAAACACCGTCATCCCCGCCTCGCTGGCCGACCGCGTAGCCATCCAGACCATCGACCACTGGACCAGCTACGACGACCTGGTCTCCCAGCTCCTGCCGGGCGACATCCTGATCATCGACGGGAACGACCAGGACCGCTCCCAGGCGACCCACGCCATCACCTGGCTGGGCGACTACGGCAAGGACGCGAACGGCCTGGACAGGCACCTGATCATCGACTCGACCGGGATCACCCCGGATCACATCGACTCGAACGGCCGCGTCGTCCCCGAGGGCGTCCAGATCCGCCCCTTCGGCGCGCCCGGGACGCCCAACGAATGGTACTTCAACCACGTCGGCCACGTCCTGCGGCTCATCAAGGCCGACGCCACGGCCGTCGCGCCGATCGCCGGCAGCGCCCTGCCCACGGTCGCCGCCGACGCCGACCTGAAGGCGCTCAAGGCCGACGAGGTCGTCGACGCCCTGCTCGTCGTCCGCCGCCGGGCCGACTCGGCGAGCCGGCCGTCGCTCGAATCGCTGGCCGCGAAGCCGCTCGACGAGCGCCAGCCCCTCTCGCGCGAGGACTTCGCCGCGCAGTACGGGGCCGACCCCGCCGACGTCGCCGCGGTGACGAAATGGGCCGAGGGCCAGGGCCTCAAGGTCGACTCGGTCGACCTCGGCACCCGCTTCATCCGCGTCTCCGGCAAGGTCCCCGACCTGGAGGACGCCTTCGGGAGGAAGCTGTACAAGGGCCAGGGCTCGGCCGACGGCCCCTGGGTCTACAATGGCGAGATCGGCGTGCCGATCGCGCTCCACGACGTGATCCAGGGCGTCTTCAGCGTCGCCCGGCCCGACGACTCGACCGGCGGCGACTCCACGCCCGCGGCGCAGGCGGACGACACGACCGAGGGCTACACCCCGGCCCAGGTCGCCGACCGCTACCAGTTCCCCGACGCGACCGGGACGGGGCAGACGGTCGGGATCATCGAGGTCGCGGGCGTGATCGACGCCTCGGCCCGCGAGGACTTCCGGGCCTACTTCGACCACCTGGGCCTCCCCACGCCCGACATCACCACCGTCGGCCGGGGGACGCCGGCGGGCGACGACGAGATCTACCTGGACGTAGAGGTCGTCGGCGCCCTCGTCCCCGACGCCAGGATCGTCGTCTACTACGCCGGCGGCGGCCCGGGCGACTTCTTCCGGTCGATCCAGGAGGCGATCCACGACGCCGGCCGCAAGATCGACGTCCTCTCGATCAGCGACTCCATCCCCGAGCCGTACCTGTCGTCGATGTACCTCGACGTCGCCAACCAGGCGTTCCTGGACGCGGCGGCGATGGGGGTCTCCGTCTTCACGTCGGCCGGCGACTACGGCTCCTCGCGGCACATCGCCGACGGCCTGGCGCACGTGGAGTTCCCCTCGGCCAGCCCCTGGGTTACGTCGGTCGGCGGCACCACGATCGCCCGGGGGGCGCAGATCGACGAGGAGGTCGTCTGGGACACGTACACGATCCAGGACGGCTACCTGATCGGCGACAAGGGCTCGACCGGCGGCGGCGTGAGCCAGCACTTCGCGACCCCTTCGTACCAGGCGGGCGTCGACGGCGGCCTGGACCCGACCTCCGTCGACCCGGGCCACCCCACCGGCCGCGGCGGCCCGGACGTCGCCTCGATCGCCGATCCGCAGACCGGCATCCTGATCCGGGCCCGCGGCAAGTTCCTCCACGACGGCGGCACCAGCGCCGGCGCCCCGGTCTGGTCGGCGCTCGCCGCCCGGATCAACCAGCTGCTGGGCCGGAACGTCGGCTTCTACAACACGCTGCTCTACGGCCCGCTGGAGGGGACCGGGTCGACCCACGACGTCACCGTCGGCGACAACGTATCCAGCCACATCGACCTGGAGGGCAAGCAGATCCCGACCTACCTCGGCTACGACGCCCACCCGGGCTGGGACATGACCACCGGCTGGGGCAGCCCCGTCGGCGGGACCCTCCTCGATTCGCTGAGGAAGCTCCTCCGGAAGCCGTGA
- a CDS encoding ArnT family glycosyltransferase, which translates to MTTNPQPGRRPAAWLLLVGPCLVALGPGLGSGSRLSYHEAFVAQGGREMLESGDWSQPTIGGRPWLEKPPLPFWMAAAAGAVAGRVSPLAARLPSALAATGLALGVAFVARRRFGGTVSLLAGAVQATTAWAVLRGRLAEADVTLACLFVWTMAAFDRIRETDDADGDESDPRRRAAWRWAFFALLGTTSLAKGIGFGAALIAAAAGGTLAWDRRPGSWRRFAFPAGWLVAAALALAWPLAMLRQHGAGAASLWLMHVADRFGPRTGHGVFAGETPGAYAVDLLSQGLPWTPFAILGAWRSLRRRSAGDRLLAAWAILPLVLVSIPGGRNGHYAIYAMIPWSIWAAISLEALGDRLVLMGRRPARVRRLAFATFAGLAAAYGLGFGLVAPMLERRGAEPDFYERIAPMIRPDEPLVLLYDDWDRDPYPTPFGPIPHDLAVRLYYLGRPATWVVGEPSGATPATPSIAVLGRDRDLPALAEAGDVEPLARGPSARWDRTFRLFRLRPNRPESAVAAYTTSFQTSRTK; encoded by the coding sequence ATGACGACGAACCCCCAACCCGGCCGTCGGCCGGCGGCGTGGCTGCTGCTGGTCGGGCCCTGCCTGGTCGCCCTGGGGCCGGGGCTGGGCTCGGGGTCGCGGCTGTCGTATCACGAGGCGTTCGTGGCCCAGGGGGGCCGCGAGATGCTCGAATCGGGGGATTGGTCGCAGCCCACGATCGGCGGCCGGCCCTGGCTGGAGAAGCCTCCGCTCCCCTTCTGGATGGCCGCCGCCGCCGGCGCGGTCGCCGGCCGGGTCTCGCCGCTGGCGGCTCGGCTGCCCTCGGCTCTGGCGGCGACGGGCCTGGCGCTGGGCGTCGCGTTCGTGGCGCGGCGGCGGTTCGGCGGGACGGTCTCGCTGCTGGCCGGCGCCGTGCAGGCCACGACGGCCTGGGCCGTGCTCCGGGGCCGGCTGGCCGAGGCCGACGTCACGCTCGCCTGCCTCTTCGTCTGGACGATGGCCGCCTTCGACCGCATCCGCGAGACGGACGACGCCGACGGCGACGAATCCGACCCCCGCCGTCGCGCGGCCTGGCGGTGGGCCTTCTTCGCCCTGCTCGGGACGACGTCGCTGGCGAAGGGGATCGGCTTCGGCGCGGCCCTGATCGCGGCGGCGGCGGGCGGGACTCTCGCCTGGGACCGCCGTCCCGGGTCGTGGCGGCGTTTCGCCTTCCCGGCCGGCTGGCTCGTCGCGGCGGCCCTGGCGCTCGCCTGGCCGCTGGCGATGCTGCGCCAGCACGGGGCGGGGGCGGCGTCGCTCTGGCTGATGCACGTCGCCGACCGCTTCGGGCCGAGGACCGGCCACGGCGTCTTCGCGGGCGAGACGCCCGGCGCGTACGCCGTCGACCTGCTGAGCCAGGGCCTCCCCTGGACGCCCTTCGCGATCCTCGGCGCCTGGCGGTCGCTGCGGCGACGCTCGGCCGGCGACCGCCTGCTCGCGGCCTGGGCCATCCTGCCGCTGGTTTTGGTCTCGATCCCCGGCGGCCGCAACGGGCACTACGCGATCTACGCCATGATCCCCTGGTCGATCTGGGCGGCGATCTCCCTGGAGGCGCTGGGGGATCGGCTGGTCCTGATGGGACGGCGCCCCGCGCGGGTGCGGCGGCTGGCCTTCGCGACGTTCGCCGGCCTGGCGGCGGCCTACGGGCTGGGCTTCGGCCTGGTCGCGCCCATGCTGGAGCGACGGGGCGCCGAGCCGGACTTTTACGAGCGCATCGCCCCCATGATCCGGCCCGACGAGCCGCTCGTCCTGCTCTACGACGACTGGGACCGCGACCCCTATCCGACTCCCTTCGGGCCGATCCCCCACGACCTCGCCGTGCGGCTGTACTACCTCGGGCGGCCCGCGACGTGGGTCGTCGGCGAGCCGTCCGGCGCGACGCCGGCCACCCCCTCGATCGCCGTGCTCGGCCGCGACCGCGACCTCCCCGCGCTCGCCGAGGCCGGCGACGTCGAGCCGCTGGCCCGCGGCCCCTCCGCTCGCTGGGACCGAACGTTCCGCCTCTTTCGCCTGCGTCCGAACCGGCCCGAATCGGCGGTGGCCGCCTACACGACCAGCTTCCAGACGTCGCGCACGAAGTAG
- a CDS encoding AAA family ATPase: protein MFLQRLVLENVRAIESLDLSFAAVDAPVRKWTLMLGQNGCGKSTVLKAVALLLAGSEALPELIGDPDSWIRLKADRCRMAADLVTAEGETRHVELSLKRGDHIRRIFEDNKESLDRLDRALAHAARNYLVVGYGVSRRLGDPGGSSSEVFTHPRSRSVATMFSNDATLSPLETWAIALDYERGEEGLKIVRSTLDDLLPDVSFERIDKSARKLLFRTPDGVLPLDQLSDGYQNAAGWCGDLLYRILRIFEDYKNPLSARGLLLIDEMDLHLHPVWKRRLVDYLSSKLPNFQILATTHSALTVHQAGPGELFVLKRDAEHAPPTLHAFEGEPRKLMLHQLLISPIFGLETADSRSVEQTRAEFQGLRDKPRNRLTTAERARLPELERELLALPDWDAAKPEEAQRRELLEDIRLALRDDVDRKPGREGRPKRGAATKPPGTKAKTKPRPGKS from the coding sequence ATGTTCCTGCAGCGCCTCGTCCTGGAGAACGTGCGGGCGATCGAGTCGCTCGACCTGTCGTTCGCCGCCGTGGACGCCCCCGTCCGCAAGTGGACGTTGATGCTGGGGCAGAACGGCTGCGGCAAGAGCACCGTGCTGAAGGCGGTCGCCCTGCTGCTGGCCGGCAGCGAGGCCCTCCCCGAGCTGATCGGCGACCCGGATTCGTGGATCCGGCTGAAGGCCGACCGCTGCCGGATGGCCGCCGACCTCGTCACGGCCGAAGGCGAGACCCGCCACGTCGAGCTGAGCCTGAAGCGGGGCGACCACATCCGCCGGATCTTCGAGGACAACAAAGAGTCGCTCGACCGCCTGGACCGCGCTCTGGCCCACGCGGCGCGGAACTACCTGGTCGTCGGCTACGGGGTCTCGCGACGCCTGGGCGACCCGGGCGGGTCGTCGTCGGAGGTCTTCACCCATCCCCGGTCGCGGTCGGTGGCGACGATGTTCTCGAACGACGCGACGCTGAGCCCCCTCGAAACCTGGGCGATCGCCCTCGACTACGAGCGGGGCGAGGAAGGGCTGAAGATCGTCCGCTCAACCCTGGACGACCTGCTGCCGGACGTCTCGTTCGAGCGGATCGACAAGTCGGCGAGGAAGCTCCTCTTCCGGACTCCCGACGGCGTGCTCCCGCTCGACCAGCTCAGCGACGGCTACCAGAACGCGGCCGGCTGGTGCGGCGACCTCCTCTACCGGATCCTCCGGATCTTCGAGGATTACAAGAACCCCCTGTCGGCCCGCGGCCTGCTCCTGATCGACGAGATGGACCTGCACCTCCACCCGGTCTGGAAGCGCCGGCTCGTCGACTACCTGTCGTCCAAGCTGCCGAACTTCCAGATCCTGGCCACCACCCACTCGGCCCTGACCGTGCACCAGGCGGGCCCGGGGGAGCTGTTCGTCCTGAAGCGGGACGCCGAGCACGCCCCCCCGACGCTCCACGCCTTCGAGGGCGAGCCCCGCAAGTTGATGCTCCACCAGCTGCTCATCAGCCCGATCTTCGGCCTGGAGACGGCCGACTCGCGGTCGGTCGAACAGACGCGGGCGGAGTTCCAGGGCCTCCGCGACAAGCCGCGGAACCGCCTCACCACGGCCGAGCGGGCCCGCCTGCCCGAGCTCGAACGCGAACTGCTCGCCCTGCCCGACTGGGACGCGGCGAAGCCCGAAGAGGCCCAGCGACGCGAGCTGCTGGAAGACATCCGCCTGGCCTTGCGCGACGACGTCGATCGGAAGCCCGGCCGCGAGGGACGGCCGAAGCGCGGCGCGGCGACGAAGCCGCCCGGGACCAAGGCCAAGACCAAGCCTCGCCCCGGCAAGTCGTGA